From the Martelella mediterranea DSM 17316 genome, one window contains:
- a CDS encoding response regulator transcription factor, with protein MPNLRHEKNNHADPVVYIIDDDISMRESLTDLFRSVKIDAESFESPDMFLAEAELERPGCIVLDVRLPGISGLDFHKQLEQAGSLHPIVFMTGYGDISMSVRAMKAGAQDFLAKPFRDQDILDAVFAALERDATQRREVICQSELASRFEALTPREKEVMEAVVEGLMNKQIAYKLGISEITVKLHRGNVMRKMNVRSVAELVRLNVRAEELRSDLSPSAIMRLA; from the coding sequence ATGCCTAACCTCAGACACGAAAAGAACAACCACGCTGACCCGGTGGTCTACATCATCGACGATGATATCTCGATGCGGGAATCGCTGACGGACCTCTTCCGGTCAGTGAAGATCGACGCCGAATCCTTTGAAAGTCCTGATATGTTTCTTGCAGAGGCCGAGCTTGAAAGACCGGGTTGTATCGTCCTCGATGTCAGGCTTCCCGGCATCAGCGGTCTGGATTTTCATAAGCAACTCGAGCAGGCAGGAAGTCTCCACCCGATCGTGTTCATGACCGGGTACGGCGATATTTCGATGAGCGTGCGGGCAATGAAGGCTGGAGCGCAAGATTTTCTCGCCAAGCCTTTTCGTGATCAGGACATCCTCGATGCCGTTTTCGCGGCTTTGGAGCGCGATGCGACCCAAAGACGAGAGGTCATCTGCCAGAGCGAATTGGCCAGCCGTTTTGAAGCTTTAACGCCCAGAGAAAAGGAGGTCATGGAGGCCGTAGTCGAAGGCCTGATGAACAAGCAAATCGCCTACAAGCTCGGGATCAGCGAAATCACGGTGAAACTCCATCGCGGCAACGTCATGCGTAAAATGAATGTCAGATCGGTTGCCGAACTGGTTCGTTTGAACGTGCGCGCCGAGGAACTGCGATCCGACCTATCGCCATCAGCCATTATGCGTCTGGCATAG
- a CDS encoding response regulator transcription factor: MSETSIIAIVDDDLAIREALDDLIRSLGYESLLFASAEEFLRFQPRSSVSCMVVDVKMSGLSGIELQRRLNQEADRPPMIFMTSYHDDRTRAAAMDGGALAFLGKPVDLGKLIRCIEEAMQP, encoded by the coding sequence GTGTCTGAGACTTCAATAATTGCGATCGTCGATGATGATCTGGCCATTCGGGAGGCTCTCGATGACCTGATAAGATCGCTCGGCTATGAAAGCCTCCTTTTTGCATCGGCGGAGGAATTTCTGCGCTTTCAGCCACGATCTTCGGTCTCGTGCATGGTTGTCGACGTGAAGATGTCAGGCCTGAGCGGCATCGAGCTTCAAAGACGCCTGAACCAGGAGGCAGACCGACCGCCGATGATTTTCATGACATCATACCACGACGACCGCACCCGCGCGGCGGCGATGGATGGCGGTGCGCTGGCCTTTCTGGGCAAACCTGTCGATCTCGGCAAGCTGATCAGGTGCATAGAGGAGGCAATGCAGCCTTAG